The following proteins are encoded in a genomic region of Dictyoglomus sp. NZ13-RE01:
- a CDS encoding superoxide reductase, protein MKDLIQSKDFKVEKHVPVIEILEKGELTKIRVLVGKEIPHPNTTEHHIEWIQVYFLPEGGTYPYMLANISLSAHGASTQGPNTSGVFIEPDITLSFKVQGKGKLYALSYCNIHGLWGSEPLEL, encoded by the coding sequence ATGAAGGATTTAATCCAAAGTAAAGATTTTAAAGTTGAGAAGCATGTTCCTGTGATTGAAATATTGGAAAAAGGAGAGTTAACAAAAATAAGAGTCTTAGTTGGAAAAGAAATCCCACATCCAAATACTACAGAACATCATATTGAATGGATCCAAGTATATTTCCTTCCAGAGGGTGGCACATATCCTTATATGTTAGCAAACATTAGCCTATCCGCTCACGGTGCTTCAACCCAAGGGCCAAATACCAGTGGTGTATTCATTGAGCCAGATATTACTCTTTCCTTTAAAGTACAAGGGAAGGGAAAACTGTATGCCCTATCATATTGCAATATTCATGGTTTATGGGGAAGCGAACCTCTTGAGCTATAA